A section of the Petrimonas sulfuriphila genome encodes:
- a CDS encoding 3-hydroxyacyl-CoA dehydrogenase family protein, whose translation MSELIIEPIEKYGLNISHEKKALFSRIGVVGAGKEGRTIISLTASAGMDVVFMDESQERIDIVFEELNRVMDQKISKWGLTQSEKKVIMNRITPTLSYDDFTGCDLVIECTRYSESGRRSTPVRKNIFKILDEILEPDAIIATNGPTVIISELAADLVHKERCVSLYFPVSHPDARILEIVKGMYTSEEVYNRMEIFAQLINYRPHRINESNGNVSIRLLTTMLNESCQMLLERVSSMQSIEETFTIIYGQRYGVFRMADIIGIERIVTIMEAMFNDFGETHYKPNPLLWKLYRSNQLGVRTSKGFYIYDENGNVISENKSLFN comes from the coding sequence ATGAGTGAATTAATCATTGAACCTATCGAGAAGTACGGACTCAACATAAGCCATGAGAAGAAAGCGCTCTTCTCTAGAATAGGTGTTGTAGGGGCCGGAAAAGAAGGGCGAACCATAATCAGCCTGACAGCTTCGGCAGGGATGGATGTGGTTTTTATGGATGAATCTCAAGAACGTATCGACATCGTTTTTGAAGAACTGAACCGGGTAATGGATCAGAAAATCAGCAAATGGGGATTGACGCAGTCGGAGAAAAAGGTTATCATGAACCGGATCACTCCCACACTGAGCTACGATGATTTTACCGGATGCGACCTGGTCATTGAGTGTACCCGATATTCAGAATCGGGACGCCGCAGCACACCCGTTCGAAAGAATATTTTTAAAATACTGGATGAGATCCTGGAACCCGATGCCATTATCGCTACTAACGGCCCTACCGTCATTATCAGTGAATTGGCAGCTGACCTTGTTCATAAAGAGCGCTGCGTCAGCCTCTATTTTCCCGTATCTCATCCCGATGCCCGGATTCTCGAGATCGTAAAGGGAATGTACACATCGGAAGAGGTGTACAATAGAATGGAAATTTTCGCCCAACTTATCAATTACCGGCCTCACCGGATAAATGAAAGCAACGGTAATGTAAGCATACGCTTACTGACGACAATGCTCAACGAATCGTGCCAGATGTTGTTGGAGAGGGTGAGCAGCATGCAGAGCATTGAAGAAACGTTTACCATCATTTACGGACAGCGGTACGGTGTTTTCAGAATGGCGGACATCATTGGTATTGAACGCATTGTCACTATAATGGAAGCCATGTTTAACGATTTTGGAGAGACACATTACAAACCCAATCCGTTGTTGTGGAAACTTTACCGTTCTAATCAGCTTGGCGTTCGGACAAGTAAGGGCTTCTACATCTATGATGAGAACGGAAACGTAATTTCCGAAAATAAATCGTTGTTTAATTGA
- a CDS encoding S8 family serine peptidase encodes MVKNRYIVLLDSQNEKSIRNVEKGFSVSVTSSEYLSKDNRSFNIIDNNNAVLYKNLGVVVVDDVDEEQLTRSIADSKSPVIYFEKEREFFPADEFTFIDDLKTNVDQLKNKILELENYIRRKPIPKPAVTDLEWGLKAIGMGETQFSGKGIDVCILDTGFDVSHPDFVDRIVEGKSFIEGEEWDKDPNGHGTHCAGIACGNVRNDTGKRYGIAKDSNLKIGKVLSNNGKGTTSSIIDAIDWAITKKFRIISLSLASPVKLNEKPSVLFETVGIRALDSNCLIIAAAGNDSKRPALPVPVSAPANSLSIMAVAAIDNQMRIARFSNAGINAATGGNVNVCAPGVDVLSSYPKKSGNSGNYVLLSGTSMATPHVSGLAALYMEQFPDLNTREIWELLESKAKPIENLKYRDIGKGLIQVIQ; translated from the coding sequence ATGGTAAAAAACAGGTACATTGTTTTGCTGGACAGTCAAAACGAAAAATCGATCCGTAACGTGGAGAAAGGGTTCTCCGTAAGCGTTACCTCATCGGAGTATTTATCGAAAGATAACCGCTCGTTTAACATTATCGACAATAACAATGCCGTTCTTTACAAAAACCTGGGAGTGGTAGTGGTTGACGATGTAGATGAAGAACAGCTAACCCGGTCGATAGCCGACAGTAAAAGCCCGGTTATCTATTTTGAAAAGGAAAGGGAGTTTTTTCCTGCCGATGAATTTACCTTTATTGACGATTTGAAGACAAATGTTGATCAATTGAAGAACAAAATTCTGGAACTGGAAAACTACATCCGGAGAAAACCGATTCCAAAACCGGCTGTAACGGACTTGGAGTGGGGGTTGAAAGCTATTGGAATGGGAGAAACCCAATTTTCGGGCAAAGGAATAGATGTTTGCATACTCGATACCGGATTCGATGTTTCGCATCCCGATTTTGTAGACAGGATTGTTGAAGGGAAATCCTTCATCGAAGGTGAAGAATGGGATAAAGATCCTAACGGACACGGAACACATTGTGCCGGTATTGCTTGCGGGAATGTTAGAAACGATACCGGCAAGCGGTACGGGATTGCAAAAGACAGCAACCTGAAAATAGGAAAAGTACTTTCCAACAATGGAAAGGGGACAACCAGCAGTATTATCGATGCGATTGACTGGGCTATTACTAAAAAATTCCGAATAATCTCCTTGTCCCTGGCTTCACCGGTGAAGCTGAACGAAAAGCCTTCTGTCCTTTTTGAGACTGTGGGAATCAGGGCTCTGGATAGCAATTGCCTGATTATTGCAGCTGCAGGCAATGATAGTAAAAGGCCTGCATTGCCCGTTCCGGTTTCTGCACCGGCAAACTCTCTCTCCATCATGGCTGTTGCAGCCATTGATAATCAGATGCGGATTGCCCGGTTCTCTAACGCCGGGATCAATGCGGCTACCGGAGGCAATGTCAATGTTTGTGCGCCAGGAGTGGATGTGCTGAGTTCTTATCCGAAGAAAAGCGGAAATTCAGGAAATTATGTCTTGTTGAGTGGAACAAGTATGGCCACTCCCCATGTTTCCGGACTGGCGGCGCTTTATATGGAACAATTCCCGGATCTGAACACCCGGGAAATTTGGGAGTTACTTGAAAGCAAAGCAAAACCGATTGAAAATCTTAAATATAGGGATATCGGGAAAGGGTTGATTCAGGTTATCCAATGA
- the pta gene encoding phosphate acetyltransferase: MNLINEIIERAKADKQRIVLPEGTETRTLQAADQLVRDGVAEIILLGNPQEINLLANQLELKNIGKTLVIDPKNHDKKQTYIDLLVKLRQAKGMTPEKAAVLVEDPLYLACLMIKNGDADGEIAGAQNTTGDVLRPALQIIKTSPGVSVVSGAFIMFTKTTQYGKDGILIFADCAVMPNPTAQELASIAIASAQTARGIVGVEPRVAMLSFSTKGSAQHEMIDKVAEATRIAKEIAPDLLIDGELQADAALVPSVGASKAPGSAIAGQANVLVFPTLEAGNIGYKLVQRLGNAEAVGPILQGMAAPVNDLSRGCSVDDIYKMVAIAANQSIAAKSKK, translated from the coding sequence ATGAACTTAATTAACGAAATTATCGAGCGTGCAAAAGCCGATAAACAACGAATCGTTCTCCCTGAAGGGACGGAAACTCGAACTCTTCAGGCTGCGGACCAGCTTGTCCGGGATGGGGTGGCAGAAATAATTCTTCTCGGAAATCCGCAAGAAATTAACTTGCTGGCTAATCAGCTTGAATTGAAAAATATCGGGAAAACCCTCGTAATCGATCCTAAGAACCACGACAAAAAACAAACCTACATTGACCTGTTGGTGAAACTCCGGCAGGCCAAAGGAATGACACCCGAGAAAGCGGCCGTTTTGGTGGAAGACCCGCTCTATCTAGCATGCCTGATGATTAAAAACGGTGATGCGGACGGCGAAATTGCCGGCGCACAAAATACTACTGGCGATGTGCTCCGCCCGGCTTTGCAGATCATCAAAACATCACCGGGAGTAAGCGTAGTATCCGGAGCATTTATCATGTTTACGAAAACAACGCAATACGGGAAAGACGGCATCCTTATTTTTGCCGATTGTGCAGTCATGCCCAATCCTACTGCACAGGAGCTGGCATCCATTGCCATAGCATCGGCACAAACCGCACGCGGTATTGTTGGGGTTGAACCGCGCGTGGCTATGTTAAGTTTTTCGACCAAAGGAAGTGCCCAGCACGAAATGATTGATAAGGTGGCGGAAGCTACCCGCATTGCCAAAGAGATCGCTCCCGATCTGCTCATTGACGGTGAGCTCCAGGCCGATGCTGCGCTGGTTCCATCTGTTGGTGCAAGCAAAGCTCCCGGAAGTGCGATTGCAGGGCAGGCCAACGTATTGGTTTTTCCCACGTTGGAAGCCGGGAATATCGGATACAAACTTGTCCAGCGGTTAGGCAATGCCGAAGCGGTTGGCCCCATTTTACAAGGGATGGCAGCTCCGGTAAACGATTTATCCCGCGGATGTTCGGTTGATGACATTTACAAAATGGTTGCCATAGCAGCTAATCAGTCCATTGCTGCAAAATCAAAAAAATAG
- a CDS encoding DUF2589 domain-containing protein has translation MKTLKSVLEQDYSKKTKSELIEMLSGLEDVLSPSVYEQISGIDPSELQGLTKKEIIDIIDNFKTGYDQKWESSVARASSDALKLIFGQMAEDDKIFITSDAASADFAAELGSIDFATIIGGPLDACVKAQSNASISTVSFINEVGFETDTSGTKKLRMAEFKYKKNVPNPEYDPANPGTTSPTIQQDSEINVPFIALLNVPSFRIESCEVDFNVKLNSTYTKNVSSEFGINAGASGGWGPVKFKVDVSYKRSSSTGIKVEKEYSLGVKVRATNDEMPAGLEKVLGLLGSTN, from the coding sequence ATGAAAACTTTAAAATCGGTCTTGGAACAAGACTACAGTAAAAAAACAAAAAGTGAATTGATTGAAATGCTTTCGGGGCTGGAAGATGTACTATCCCCTTCGGTATACGAACAGATTAGCGGGATTGATCCTTCTGAATTACAGGGACTTACAAAAAAAGAAATTATAGACATTATCGACAATTTTAAAACCGGATACGACCAGAAATGGGAGAGCTCTGTCGCCAGAGCTTCATCCGATGCGTTAAAATTAATCTTCGGACAAATGGCTGAAGACGATAAGATTTTTATTACCTCAGATGCTGCCAGTGCAGATTTTGCCGCAGAGCTAGGGAGTATTGATTTCGCAACAATTATTGGTGGACCGTTGGATGCTTGCGTAAAAGCGCAATCGAACGCATCGATAAGCACCGTGAGCTTCATTAACGAGGTGGGATTTGAGACAGACACATCCGGTACAAAAAAACTTAGGATGGCGGAGTTCAAGTACAAGAAAAATGTTCCTAATCCTGAATATGATCCTGCAAATCCGGGTACTACCTCTCCGACAATTCAACAAGATTCAGAAATAAATGTACCGTTTATCGCCTTACTCAATGTACCGAGTTTCCGGATTGAATCGTGCGAGGTGGACTTCAACGTTAAGCTTAACTCTACCTACACGAAAAACGTAAGCAGTGAATTTGGTATCAATGCCGGAGCTTCTGGCGGTTGGGGGCCGGTAAAATTCAAAGTGGATGTTTCCTACAAAAGATCGTCAAGTACAGGTATTAAGGTTGAAAAAGAATATTCTTTAGGCGTCAAGGTCAGGGCAACCAACGATGAAATGCCGGCCGGTCTGGAAAAAGTACTGGGTTTATTGGGTTCAACAAACTAA
- a CDS encoding acetate kinase has protein sequence MKILVLNCGSSSIKYKLFDMRSNEVIAQGGVEKIGMKGSFLKLTLPDGQKVQLEGEILEHRAGIEYIFGVMLSEKYGCIRSLDEIDAVGHRVVHGGERFNKSVLITEEVIEMLKECIELAPLHNPPNLKGIYAIQELLPHTPQVSVFDTAFHQTMPDYAYVYGLPYSLYEKYGIRRYGFHGTSHRYVSKRACEFLNVPYESQRIITAHIGNGVSITAIKNGKSVDTSMGMTPVEGLMMGTRSGDLDPGVISYIMEKEHMSASGISTLLNKFSGVLGISGISSDMREIEVGIKENNPRAILALNTYDYRIKKYIGAYSAVLGGVDILVFTGGVGENQAITRSVVCKNMEYMGIELDEELNRSVRAKEVVISKPSSKVKVLIIPTDEELTIAKDTMQILGK, from the coding sequence ATGAAGATATTAGTATTAAATTGCGGAAGTTCTTCCATAAAATACAAGCTTTTCGATATGAGAAGCAACGAGGTTATTGCACAAGGCGGTGTGGAAAAGATTGGCATGAAAGGCTCATTCTTGAAACTCACACTTCCCGATGGGCAGAAAGTTCAGCTCGAAGGAGAAATCCTGGAGCATCGTGCAGGGATTGAATACATTTTCGGTGTCATGTTGAGTGAGAAATACGGATGCATCCGGTCACTCGATGAAATTGACGCTGTCGGACACCGCGTGGTACACGGCGGGGAACGTTTCAACAAGAGCGTGCTCATCACCGAAGAGGTCATAGAAATGCTGAAAGAGTGTATTGAGTTGGCGCCCTTACATAATCCCCCTAACCTCAAAGGTATTTACGCCATTCAGGAACTGTTGCCCCATACGCCACAGGTAAGTGTCTTTGATACGGCCTTCCATCAGACCATGCCCGATTATGCCTATGTTTACGGATTGCCCTACTCGCTTTATGAAAAATACGGCATTCGCCGATATGGATTTCACGGCACGAGCCATCGGTACGTTTCAAAAAGAGCCTGCGAGTTCCTGAATGTCCCCTACGAATCTCAACGAATCATCACTGCCCATATTGGTAACGGCGTTTCCATAACAGCTATAAAAAACGGCAAATCAGTGGATACAAGTATGGGGATGACTCCCGTTGAAGGGCTGATGATGGGAACCCGGTCAGGAGACCTGGATCCGGGGGTTATATCCTATATTATGGAAAAAGAACACATGAGCGCTTCAGGCATTTCCACCCTGTTGAACAAATTTTCGGGTGTTCTGGGAATCTCAGGAATCTCATCGGATATGCGTGAGATAGAGGTCGGAATAAAAGAAAACAATCCGAGAGCGATTCTGGCACTAAACACTTACGACTACCGCATAAAAAAATACATAGGTGCATACAGCGCTGTTTTAGGCGGAGTGGACATCTTGGTATTTACGGGTGGCGTTGGTGAAAACCAGGCAATTACCCGGAGTGTCGTTTGTAAAAACATGGAGTATATGGGCATTGAACTTGATGAAGAATTAAACAGATCGGTTCGTGCGAAAGAAGTTGTGATCAGCAAACCGTCGTCAAAAGTGAAAGTACTCATCATCCCCACCGACGAAGAATTGACCATCGCAAAAGACACTATGCAGATATTGGGGAAGTAA
- a CDS encoding helix-turn-helix transcriptional regulator, which yields MKTALKNETRPMRVNMFFLQKVTDIINQKISDPGLSPGSIAKELNMSVSQLNRKINAASGYSTNAYIIQLKVNHAKKQLVHFDKNIGEIAKNCGFIDLAYFSRTFKRHTGVTPSHYRNFVQRT from the coding sequence ATGAAAACAGCTCTCAAAAACGAAACAAGACCGATGCGGGTGAATATGTTTTTTCTTCAAAAGGTTACCGATATTATCAACCAAAAAATATCTGACCCCGGCCTGTCTCCCGGTTCAATAGCAAAAGAGTTAAACATGAGCGTGTCTCAGCTTAATAGAAAAATTAATGCGGCTTCGGGATATTCAACCAACGCTTATATCATTCAGTTGAAAGTCAATCACGCCAAAAAACAGCTGGTTCACTTTGATAAAAATATTGGTGAAATTGCCAAGAACTGCGGTTTTATTGATCTGGCCTATTTTTCTCGTACGTTCAAAAGGCATACAGGAGTTACTCCATCACATTATCGCAATTTTGTTCAAAGAACCTGA
- the argH gene encoding argininosuccinate lyase codes for MAKIWNKGFDADKSVENFTVGKDREFDLRLAKYDIMGSMAHIKMLVKIGLLKKTEEETLRLELQKILAEVEKGNFNLNTDAEDIHSQIEAMLTETLGETGKKIHSGRSRNDQVLVDLKLFFKDEIRKIKADALQLFDLLQLLSEKHRSVLLPGYTHGQIAMPSSFGLWFGAYAETLVDDMHTLVSAWRVANQNPLGSAAGYGSSFPLDREMTTRELDFETLNYNAVAAQMGRGKTERILAFSVASFASTLNKLAADNCMYLSGNYGFISYPDNLTTGSSIMPHKKNPDVWELIRAHSNRLQSLPNEIALMTTNLPHGYHRDFQLLKETLFPALEALHTLFEMTHFMLSHISVNKNILKDEKYRYLFTVEKVNELVLQGIPFREAYKQIGQEVQEGTFAFQPVLNHTHAGSIGNLCTNEIRTKMENAMKGIC; via the coding sequence ATGGCAAAAATCTGGAACAAAGGCTTCGATGCCGATAAGTCAGTAGAAAACTTTACGGTGGGAAAGGACCGGGAATTCGATTTGCGGCTGGCAAAATACGACATCATGGGTTCGATGGCGCACATAAAGATGTTGGTAAAAATCGGATTACTAAAAAAAACCGAAGAAGAAACATTGCGCCTGGAATTGCAAAAGATCCTCGCTGAAGTGGAAAAAGGAAATTTCAACCTCAACACCGATGCTGAAGATATCCATTCGCAAATAGAGGCAATGCTCACCGAAACGCTGGGTGAAACAGGGAAGAAGATCCATTCTGGGCGCTCGCGAAACGATCAGGTATTGGTGGATCTGAAGCTTTTCTTCAAGGACGAAATCCGGAAAATAAAAGCAGATGCCTTGCAGCTTTTCGACTTATTGCAGTTGCTGAGTGAAAAACACCGATCGGTCCTGCTGCCCGGATATACCCACGGACAAATAGCAATGCCATCATCTTTCGGACTGTGGTTCGGAGCATACGCCGAAACGCTCGTGGACGATATGCATACACTGGTTTCCGCGTGGCGGGTTGCCAATCAGAATCCTCTCGGTTCTGCTGCCGGATACGGTAGTTCATTCCCACTCGATAGAGAGATGACCACACGTGAACTCGATTTCGAAACCCTGAATTACAACGCGGTTGCAGCACAGATGGGAAGAGGAAAAACCGAAAGGATCCTCGCTTTCAGCGTAGCGTCGTTCGCATCAACGCTTAATAAGCTGGCTGCCGACAACTGCATGTATCTATCTGGGAATTATGGATTTATCTCCTACCCTGACAACCTGACTACCGGATCGAGTATTATGCCGCACAAAAAGAACCCCGACGTCTGGGAGCTTATCCGCGCGCACAGCAATCGGTTACAAAGTCTTCCCAACGAAATCGCCCTGATGACCACCAACCTGCCCCACGGATACCATCGTGACTTCCAATTGCTGAAAGAAACTCTTTTTCCGGCACTTGAAGCGTTGCACACGCTCTTCGAAATGACTCATTTTATGCTTTCACACATTTCAGTAAACAAGAATATTTTGAAAGACGAAAAATACCGCTACCTCTTCACGGTGGAAAAAGTCAACGAACTTGTCCTGCAGGGTATTCCGTTTCGTGAAGCCTACAAACAAATCGGGCAGGAGGTGCAGGAAGGTACTTTTGCCTTTCAACCTGTTCTTAACCACACACACGCGGGAAGCATTGGAAATTTATGTACGAATGAGATTCGAACAAAAATGGAAAACGCAATGAAAGGAATCTGCTAA